One region of Pseudomonas alvandae genomic DNA includes:
- a CDS encoding ABC transporter substrate-binding protein yields MLKHAVIPFLVGAGLLASAPFASAATNLVFCSEGSPAGFDPGQYTTGTDFDASAETMFNRLTQFERGGTAVIPGLATKWDISEDGLTYTFHLREGVKFHTTSYFKPTREFNADDVLFTFNRMINKDDPFRKAYPTEFPYFTDMGMDTNITKIDKVDDHTVKFTLKDVDAAFIQNMAMSFASIQSAEYGAQLLKEGKAPDINQKPVGTGPFVFKSYQKDSNIRYTGNKDYWKPDDVKIDNLIFAITTDPSVRMQKLKKNECQITLFPRPADLKALKEDKALKMPDQAGFNLGYIAYNVMDKIKGSNEPNVLANLKVRQALDMAVNKPQIIDSVYQGAGQLAVNAMPPTQWSYDTTIKDAKYDPEKAKELLKEAGVKEGTNITLWAMPVQRPYNPNAKLMAEMLQSDWKKIGLNVNIVSYEWGEYIKRSKGGENQAMIIGWSGDNGDPDNWLNVLFGCDSLAGNNFSKWCDKKFDGLVKEAKRTTDQAKRTELYKQAQHVLKDAVPMTPIAHSTVYQPMRANVQDFKISPFGLNSFYGVSISK; encoded by the coding sequence ATGCTTAAACACGCGGTCATTCCGTTTTTAGTCGGCGCAGGCTTGTTAGCCAGCGCTCCTTTCGCTTCCGCCGCGACTAACCTGGTGTTCTGCTCCGAAGGCAGCCCGGCCGGTTTCGACCCTGGTCAGTACACCACCGGAACCGACTTCGACGCCTCTGCAGAAACCATGTTCAACCGCCTGACCCAGTTTGAGCGCGGCGGCACCGCCGTGATTCCTGGCCTGGCCACCAAGTGGGACATTTCCGAAGACGGCCTCACCTACACTTTCCACCTGCGTGAAGGCGTCAAGTTCCACACTACCTCGTACTTCAAGCCGACCCGTGAATTCAATGCCGACGACGTGCTGTTCACGTTCAACCGCATGATCAACAAGGACGACCCTTTCCGTAAGGCGTACCCGACCGAATTCCCGTACTTCACCGACATGGGGATGGACACCAACATCACCAAGATCGATAAAGTCGACGACCACACCGTCAAGTTCACCCTCAAGGATGTAGACGCCGCGTTCATCCAGAACATGGCGATGAGCTTCGCCTCGATCCAGTCCGCCGAATACGGCGCCCAACTGCTCAAGGAAGGCAAGGCCCCGGACATCAACCAGAAGCCGGTCGGCACTGGCCCGTTCGTGTTCAAGAGCTATCAGAAAGACTCCAACATCCGCTACACCGGGAACAAGGACTACTGGAAGCCTGACGACGTGAAGATCGACAACCTGATCTTCGCCATCACCACCGACCCGTCGGTGCGCATGCAGAAGCTCAAGAAAAACGAATGCCAGATCACCCTCTTCCCACGCCCGGCCGACCTCAAGGCCCTGAAGGAAGACAAAGCGTTGAAGATGCCTGACCAGGCGGGTTTCAACCTGGGCTATATCGCCTACAACGTGATGGACAAGATCAAGGGCAGCAACGAGCCGAACGTGCTGGCCAACCTGAAGGTCCGCCAGGCGCTGGACATGGCGGTCAACAAGCCACAGATCATCGACTCGGTGTACCAGGGCGCCGGCCAACTGGCGGTCAACGCCATGCCGCCGACCCAGTGGTCCTACGACACCACCATCAAGGACGCCAAGTACGATCCTGAGAAAGCCAAGGAGCTGCTCAAGGAAGCCGGCGTCAAGGAAGGCACCAACATCACCCTGTGGGCGATGCCGGTGCAGCGTCCGTACAACCCGAACGCCAAGTTGATGGCCGAGATGCTGCAGTCCGATTGGAAGAAAATCGGCCTGAACGTCAACATCGTCAGCTACGAATGGGGCGAGTACATCAAGCGTTCCAAGGGCGGCGAGAACCAGGCCATGATCATTGGCTGGAGCGGTGACAACGGTGACCCGGACAACTGGCTCAACGTGCTGTTCGGCTGCGACTCGCTGGCCGGCAACAACTTCTCCAAATGGTGTGACAAGAAGTTCGATGGCCTCGTGAAAGAAGCCAAGCGCACCACCGACCAGGCCAAGCGCACCGAACTGTACAAACAGGCGCAACACGTCCTCAAGGATGCTGTGCCAATGACACCTATCGCTCACTCGACGGTGTATCAACCCATGCGCGCCAACGTGCAGGACTTCAAGATCAGCCCCTTTGGCTTGAACTCCTTCTACGGCGTCAGCATCAGCAAGTAA
- a CDS encoding ABC transporter substrate-binding protein, with amino-acid sequence MDRTTFKPLLLALALIGSAPLAQAATTLVYCSEASPAGFDPSQYTSGTDFDASAETVFNRLTQFKRGGTEVEPGLATSWDVSPDGLAYTFHLRDGVKFHTTDYFTPTRNFNADDVLFTFQRLLDPQHPFRQAYPTESPYFTDMGLNTTIKNVEKVDEHTVRFSLNNVDAAFVQNLAMSFASVQSAEYAAQLLKEGKAGDLNQKPVGTGPFVFKRYQKDSQIRYTANTAYWKPEDVKLDNLIFSITPDAAVRLQKLKRGECQVSGYPRPADIEVMEQDPNLRVLKQPGFNLGFLAYNVTHPPLDQLKVRQALDMAIDKPAIIKAVYQGAGQLAQNALPPAQWSFDPAIQDAPHDVTKAKALLKEAGVAPGTTIDLWAMTVQRASNPNARMSAQMIQQDWARIGIKANIVSYEWGEYIKRAKNGEHDAMIYGWTGDNGDPDNWLGVLYSCAAVKGSNYAKWCDPAYDRLVQQAKVAADRQKRIELYQQAQKILKQQVPITPIANSTVFQPIRKEVVDFKLSPFGLTPFYGVGLNK; translated from the coding sequence ATGGACAGAACCACCTTCAAGCCCCTCCTGCTCGCCCTGGCCCTGATCGGCAGCGCCCCACTGGCCCAGGCCGCCACCACCCTGGTCTACTGCTCCGAAGCCAGCCCCGCCGGCTTCGACCCCAGCCAATACACCAGCGGTACCGACTTCGACGCCTCGGCCGAAACCGTCTTCAACCGCCTCACCCAATTCAAGCGCGGCGGCACCGAGGTCGAACCCGGATTGGCGACGAGCTGGGACGTATCGCCCGATGGCCTGGCCTACACCTTCCACCTGCGCGACGGCGTGAAATTTCACACCACCGACTACTTCACCCCCACCCGCAACTTCAACGCCGACGACGTGCTGTTCACCTTCCAACGCCTGCTCGACCCACAACACCCGTTTCGCCAGGCCTACCCCACCGAATCGCCGTACTTCACCGACATGGGCCTGAACACCACGATCAAAAACGTCGAGAAAGTCGACGAGCACACCGTCCGCTTCAGCCTGAACAACGTCGATGCGGCTTTCGTACAGAACCTGGCGATGAGTTTTGCCTCGGTGCAGTCCGCCGAATACGCCGCGCAATTATTGAAGGAAGGCAAGGCCGGCGACCTGAACCAGAAACCCGTCGGCACCGGGCCGTTCGTGTTCAAGCGTTACCAGAAGGATTCGCAGATCCGCTACACCGCCAACACCGCGTACTGGAAGCCCGAGGACGTGAAGCTCGACAACCTGATTTTTTCCATCACCCCGGACGCCGCCGTGCGCCTGCAAAAGCTCAAGCGCGGCGAATGCCAGGTCAGCGGTTATCCGCGCCCGGCCGACATCGAGGTGATGGAGCAAGACCCGAACCTGCGGGTGCTCAAGCAGCCCGGTTTCAATCTCGGTTTCCTGGCCTACAACGTGACGCACCCGCCGCTGGACCAGCTCAAGGTCCGCCAGGCGCTGGACATGGCCATCGATAAACCGGCGATCATCAAGGCCGTTTACCAAGGCGCCGGGCAGCTGGCGCAGAACGCCTTGCCGCCGGCCCAGTGGTCGTTCGACCCGGCGATCCAGGACGCGCCCCATGACGTGACCAAGGCCAAGGCGCTCCTTAAGGAAGCCGGGGTTGCGCCCGGTACAACCATTGATTTGTGGGCGATGACGGTGCAGCGCGCCTCCAACCCCAACGCGCGGATGTCGGCGCAAATGATCCAGCAGGATTGGGCCAGGATTGGCATCAAGGCCAACATCGTCAGCTACGAATGGGGCGAGTACATCAAGCGCGCCAAGAACGGCGAACACGACGCGATGATCTACGGCTGGACCGGCGACAACGGCGATCCGGACAACTGGCTCGGCGTGCTTTATAGCTGCGCGGCGGTCAAGGGCAGCAACTACGCCAAGTGGTGCGACCCGGCCTACGACCGGTTGGTCCAGCAAGCCAAGGTCGCGGCCGACCGGCAAAAACGGATCGAGCTGTACCAGCAGGCGCAGAAAATCCTCAAGCAGCAGGTGCCCATCACGCCCATTGCCAACTCAACGGTGTTCCAGCCGATACGCAAGGAAGTGGTGGATTTCAAACTCAGCCCATTTGGCCTCACACCCTTCTACGGCGTGGGTTTGAACAAGTAA
- a CDS encoding DUF6124 family protein, producing MDKSVPDPPFNRTNPLAEFDAIEDLLKDRAAADRALDHYLNPKPSKPSTDPRIDSLFSVTAKADTDTLLTSTSETLASIKTMAEDLAFEVEGTRRSVALGIHQLVELCQLLVDKALDQLEAPASPAP from the coding sequence ATGGATAAGTCAGTCCCCGATCCCCCCTTCAACAGAACAAACCCCCTAGCAGAATTCGACGCCATCGAAGACCTGCTAAAAGACCGAGCCGCCGCCGATCGGGCCCTCGATCATTACCTCAATCCGAAGCCTTCAAAGCCCAGTACCGATCCACGCATCGATAGCCTGTTCTCCGTTACCGCCAAGGCCGACACCGATACGCTGTTGACCAGCACTTCCGAAACCCTAGCCTCGATCAAGACCATGGCCGAGGACCTGGCGTTTGAAGTGGAGGGCACGCGGCGCAGTGTGGCGTTGGGAATTCATCAGTTGGTGGAGTTGTGCCAGTTGCTGGTGGACAAGGCGTTGGATCAGCTTGAAGCGCCGGCGAGCCCAGCACCTTGA
- a CDS encoding SIMPL domain-containing protein (The SIMPL domain is named for its presence in mouse protein SIMPL (signalling molecule that associates with mouse pelle-like kinase). Bacterial member BP26, from Brucella, was shown to assemble into a channel-like structure, while YggE from E. coli has been associated with resistance to oxidative stress.), whose protein sequence is MHTFSRPAALLALSLGTVASLPALAADELHYNQISLRAEASQEVARDLMIVTLYTEEQNTDPAKLAAAVSTTLNKAIGQAKQVKGINLSQGSRNSYPIYDNKGGKITGWRERAELRLESADFAALSKLTGELLSDMKMGGMDFAIATATRQTSEDALLKDAVNAFKARAQLATEALGGKGYKIVNLNFNTNGYPQPYMRPQMMMKAASMDAESVTPEVEAGTSKVTMTADGVVEVLMQ, encoded by the coding sequence ATGCACACGTTCAGTCGCCCCGCCGCCCTGCTCGCCCTCAGCCTCGGCACCGTCGCCAGCCTGCCGGCCCTGGCCGCCGACGAGCTTCATTACAACCAGATCTCCCTGCGCGCCGAAGCCAGCCAGGAAGTGGCCCGCGACCTGATGATCGTCACCCTCTACACCGAGGAACAGAACACCGACCCGGCCAAGCTCGCCGCCGCCGTCAGCACCACCCTGAATAAAGCCATAGGCCAGGCCAAACAGGTCAAGGGCATCAACCTGAGCCAGGGCAGCCGCAACAGCTACCCGATCTACGACAACAAAGGCGGGAAAATCACCGGCTGGCGCGAACGCGCCGAACTGCGCCTGGAAAGCGCCGACTTCGCCGCCCTGTCCAAACTCACCGGCGAATTGCTCAGCGACATGAAAATGGGCGGCATGGACTTCGCCATCGCCACCGCCACTCGCCAGACCAGCGAAGACGCCCTGCTCAAGGACGCCGTCAACGCCTTCAAGGCGCGCGCCCAACTCGCCACCGAAGCCTTGGGCGGCAAGGGTTACAAAATCGTCAACCTGAACTTCAATACCAATGGTTATCCACAACCGTACATGCGCCCGCAGATGATGATGAAAGCGGCGTCCATGGATGCGGAGTCGGTGACGCCTGAGGTGGAAGCGGGCACCAGTAAGGTAACGATGACGGCGGATGGGGTGGTTGAGGTGTTGATGCAGTAA
- a CDS encoding ATP-binding protein, producing the protein MLAPLQMTSASRQNLWRLTFIRILVLAAQAGSVGLAYWFDLLPLPWLQLAITLVFSSVLCALTAIRLRTSWPVTELEYAVQLACDLFIHSALLYFSGGSTNPFVSYYLVPLTIAAVTLPWRFSLILSGIALALYTLLLARFYPLETFPIARENLQIYGMWLSFALAAAVITFFAARMAEELRRQEELRAIRREEGLRDEQLLAVATQAAGAAHELGTPLATMSVLLKEMRQDHKDPALQEDLSVLQDQVKLCKETLQYLVRAAEANRRLDIDMQAVTFWLDDALNRWHLMRPEASYRFQCLGKGTVPRMAPPPDLTQALLNLLNNAADACPEGLEVVLDWDAYELTICIRDHGAGVPLAIAEQIGKPFFTTKGKGFGLGLFLSKASVTRAGGSVKLYPHEEGGTLTELRLPHADRGDEYE; encoded by the coding sequence ATGCTCGCCCCTTTGCAAATGACTTCCGCTTCTCGCCAGAATCTCTGGCGCCTGACGTTTATCCGCATTCTGGTCCTCGCGGCCCAGGCCGGCTCCGTGGGGCTTGCCTATTGGTTCGACCTGCTGCCGCTGCCCTGGCTGCAATTGGCGATTACCCTGGTTTTCTCCAGCGTACTCTGCGCGTTGACGGCGATTCGCCTGCGCACCTCATGGCCAGTGACCGAACTTGAATACGCCGTGCAACTGGCCTGCGACCTGTTTATCCACAGCGCGCTGCTGTATTTTTCCGGTGGCTCCACCAACCCCTTCGTCTCTTATTACCTGGTGCCGCTGACCATCGCTGCCGTGACGTTGCCGTGGCGGTTTTCGCTGATCCTGTCTGGCATCGCCCTGGCGCTGTACACCTTGTTGCTGGCGCGGTTCTATCCGCTGGAAACCTTCCCCATCGCCCGGGAAAACCTGCAGATCTACGGCATGTGGTTGAGCTTCGCCCTGGCCGCCGCGGTCATCACCTTCTTTGCCGCGCGCATGGCCGAGGAGCTGCGCCGCCAGGAAGAGTTGCGCGCCATTCGCCGCGAAGAAGGCCTGCGGGACGAGCAACTGCTGGCCGTGGCGACCCAGGCCGCCGGCGCCGCCCACGAGTTGGGCACACCGCTGGCGACCATGAGCGTGCTGCTCAAGGAAATGCGCCAGGATCACAAAGACCCGGCGTTGCAGGAAGACCTCAGCGTGCTGCAGGACCAAGTCAAGCTCTGCAAGGAGACCCTGCAATACCTGGTGCGCGCCGCCGAGGCCAATCGCCGGTTGGACATCGACATGCAGGCAGTCACGTTCTGGCTCGACGATGCCCTGAATCGCTGGCACCTGATGCGCCCCGAAGCCAGTTACCGCTTCCAGTGCCTGGGCAAGGGCACGGTGCCGCGCATGGCGCCGCCGCCGGACTTGACCCAAGCGCTGCTGAATCTGCTGAACAATGCCGCCGACGCCTGCCCCGAAGGCTTGGAAGTGGTATTGGACTGGGATGCCTATGAACTGACGATCTGCATTCGCGACCACGGCGCCGGTGTGCCGCTGGCGATTGCCGAGCAGATCGGCAAACCGTTTTTTACCACCAAGGGCAAAGGTTTCGGCCTGGGCCTGTTTTTGAGCAAGGCCAGCGTGACACGCGCCGGCGGCTCGGTGAAACTCTACCCCCATGAGGAAGGCGGCACGCTCACCGAGCTGCGCCTGCCCCATGCCGACCGAGGAGACGAATATGAGTGA
- a CDS encoding response regulator transcription factor encodes MSDEIQVDGEELPHLLLVDDDATFTRVMARAMSRRGFRVSTAGSAEEGLTIAQADLPDYAALDLKMDGDSGLVLLPKLLELDPEMRVVILTGYSSIATAVEAIKRGACNYLCKPADADDVLAALLSEHADLDTLVPENPMSVDRLQWEHIQRVLTEHEGNISATARALGMHRRTLQRKLQKRPVRR; translated from the coding sequence ATGAGTGACGAGATCCAAGTCGACGGCGAAGAACTGCCGCACCTGCTGCTGGTGGATGACGACGCCACCTTCACCCGCGTCATGGCCCGCGCCATGTCCCGCCGCGGTTTTCGCGTCAGCACCGCCGGTTCTGCCGAGGAGGGCCTGACCATCGCCCAGGCCGACCTGCCGGACTATGCCGCCCTCGACCTGAAAATGGACGGCGATTCGGGCCTGGTGCTGCTGCCCAAGCTGCTGGAACTGGACCCGGAAATGCGCGTGGTGATCCTCACCGGTTATTCGAGCATCGCCACCGCGGTCGAAGCCATCAAGCGCGGCGCCTGCAATTACCTATGCAAACCGGCGGATGCCGATGACGTGCTGGCGGCGCTGCTGTCCGAACACGCCGACCTCGACACCTTGGTGCCGGAAAACCCCATGTCGGTGGATCGCCTGCAATGGGAGCACATCCAGCGCGTGCTGACCGAGCACGAAGGCAACATCTCCGCCACGGCCCGCGCCTTGGGCATGCACCGGCGGACCTTGCAGCGCAAATTGCAAAAGCGTCCGGTACGTCGCTGA
- a CDS encoding ABC transporter ATP-binding protein/permease, whose translation MNQNAEYSAVNDAVRGQFFRRVWQMTTPYWRSEEKGKAWMLLIAVIALSLFSVAISVWFNNWNRDFYNALQEKESAAFWRLILYFCGIAAVAILGAVYRLYLTQMLTIRWRAWLTEQHFARWLDDKNYYRLEQGGYTDNPDQRISEDLNSFTTNTLELGLGLLRTVVSLVSFSIILWGISGSIEVFGYTIPGYMFWCALIYAAVGSWLTHLIGRRLIGLNNNQQRFEADLRFSMVRVRENAESIALYNGEPNENRRLSGRFGLVWHNFWDIMRVSKRLTFFTSGYGQIAIIFPFMVAAPRYFSGKIQLGELMQISSAFGNVQENFSWFITAYANLAAWRATCDRLLSFRQAMSDNEDRVPAIDVQNQGNELNVRNLGLDLSDGRHLLTHAELNVEPGERVMLSGRSGSGKSTLLRAMGHLWPTGHGSILLPSARYLFLPQKPYLPIGSLREVLSYPQAGDVYPNERYAQVLETCRLPHLVSRLDESNHWQRMLSPGEQQRLAFARALLYAPLWLYMDEATSAMDEEDEATLYQALIDQLPGLSIVSVGHRSSLKRFHPRHVRIENGQLVEQAVTA comes from the coding sequence ATGAATCAGAACGCTGAATATTCCGCGGTCAATGACGCGGTGCGCGGCCAGTTTTTCCGCCGTGTCTGGCAAATGACCACGCCATACTGGCGCAGTGAGGAGAAGGGCAAGGCCTGGATGCTTTTGATCGCCGTGATAGCGCTGTCGTTGTTCAGCGTGGCGATTTCGGTGTGGTTCAACAATTGGAACAGGGATTTCTACAATGCCCTGCAAGAGAAGGAGAGCGCGGCATTCTGGCGGTTGATCCTGTACTTCTGCGGTATCGCTGCGGTGGCGATCCTCGGCGCGGTGTACCGTTTGTATCTCACGCAGATGCTCACCATTCGCTGGCGGGCCTGGCTCACCGAGCAGCACTTCGCCCGCTGGCTCGATGACAAGAATTACTACCGACTGGAGCAGGGCGGCTATACCGACAACCCCGACCAGCGGATATCCGAAGACCTCAACAGTTTCACCACCAACACGCTGGAACTGGGCCTGGGCCTGCTGCGCACCGTGGTCAGCCTGGTATCGTTCTCGATTATCTTGTGGGGCATTTCGGGCAGCATTGAAGTGTTCGGCTACACCATCCCGGGCTATATGTTCTGGTGCGCTCTGATTTATGCGGCGGTGGGCAGCTGGTTGACGCACCTGATCGGTCGTCGCTTGATCGGCTTGAACAACAACCAGCAGCGCTTCGAGGCTGACCTGCGTTTCTCCATGGTTCGGGTGCGCGAGAATGCCGAGAGCATTGCGCTGTATAACGGCGAGCCCAACGAGAATCGCCGTCTGAGCGGGCGTTTTGGCCTGGTCTGGCATAACTTCTGGGACATCATGCGGGTGTCCAAGCGCCTGACGTTCTTCACGTCCGGCTACGGCCAGATCGCGATCATTTTCCCGTTCATGGTCGCCGCGCCGCGCTATTTTTCCGGCAAGATCCAACTGGGCGAACTCATGCAGATAAGTTCGGCGTTCGGTAACGTGCAGGAGAATTTCAGTTGGTTCATCACCGCCTACGCCAACCTCGCCGCGTGGCGGGCCACCTGTGATCGCTTGTTGAGTTTCCGTCAGGCAATGAGTGACAACGAAGACCGCGTGCCGGCCATCGATGTTCAGAACCAGGGTAATGAGCTGAACGTACGCAACCTCGGGCTGGACCTGAGCGATGGTCGCCATTTGCTGACCCACGCCGAACTGAATGTCGAACCGGGCGAGCGGGTGATGCTCAGCGGTCGTTCCGGCAGCGGCAAGTCCACGTTGTTGCGGGCGATGGGGCATTTGTGGCCCACCGGGCATGGCAGCATTCTGTTGCCGTCGGCCCGTTATCTGTTCCTGCCGCAAAAGCCCTATTTGCCGATCGGCAGCCTGCGCGAAGTGCTGAGTTATCCACAAGCCGGCGATGTTTACCCCAACGAACGTTATGCTCAGGTGCTGGAAACCTGCCGCCTGCCGCACTTGGTTTCGCGGTTGGACGAAAGCAACCATTGGCAGCGCATGCTCTCGCCCGGCGAGCAGCAACGCCTGGCCTTCGCCCGCGCATTGCTTTACGCGCCGTTATGGTTGTACATGGACGAAGCCACGTCGGCCATGGATGAAGAGGACGAGGCGACGCTGTACCAGGCCTTGATCGACCAGTTGCCGGGCCTGAGCATTGTCAGCGTCGGCCATCGAAGCAGTTTGAAACGTTTCCATCCGCGACACGTGCGTATCGAAAATGGCCAACTGGTGGAGCAGGCGGTGACCGCCTGA
- a CDS encoding FadR/GntR family transcriptional regulator, whose product MENPINVPRLPRKRRSLAQELVTVLTEQIRDGLLKRGDKLPTESAIMEAHGVSRTVVREAISRLQAAGQVETRHGIGTFVLDTPSPSGFRIDPATVVTLRDVLAILELRISLEVESAGLAAQRRSDEQLAAMRAALDALNESAAHASDAVASDFAFHLEIALSTGNRYFTDIMTHLGTSIIPRTRLNSARLAHDDHQHYMDRLSREHEEIYEAIARQDSDAARAAMRLHLTNSRERLRQAHEEAQAQG is encoded by the coding sequence ATGGAAAACCCGATCAACGTCCCACGCCTTCCCCGCAAGCGCCGCAGCCTGGCGCAGGAGCTGGTGACGGTCCTGACCGAGCAGATTCGCGACGGCCTGCTCAAGCGTGGCGATAAATTGCCCACCGAGTCGGCGATCATGGAAGCCCATGGCGTCAGCCGCACAGTCGTGCGCGAGGCAATTTCCCGGTTGCAGGCGGCCGGCCAGGTGGAAACCCGCCACGGCATTGGCACCTTCGTGCTGGACACGCCCAGCCCAAGCGGTTTTCGCATCGACCCGGCCACGGTAGTGACCTTGCGCGATGTGCTGGCGATCCTGGAATTGCGCATCAGCCTGGAAGTGGAATCCGCCGGGCTGGCGGCGCAGCGCCGCAGCGATGAGCAACTGGCGGCGATGCGGGCGGCCCTTGATGCCTTGAACGAAAGCGCGGCCCACGCCAGCGACGCGGTGGCCTCGGACTTCGCCTTCCACCTGGAAATCGCCCTGTCCACCGGCAACCGCTACTTCACCGACATCATGACCCACCTGGGCACCAGCATCATCCCGCGTACCCGGCTGAACTCGGCGCGCCTGGCCCATGACGACCATCAGCACTACATGGACCGCCTGAGCCGCGAGCACGAGGAAATCTACGAGGCCATTGCTCGCCAGGATTCCGACGCCGCCCGTGCGGCCATGCGTCTGCACCTGACCAACAGCCGCGAGCGGTTGCGCCAGGCCCATGAAGAGGCGCAGGCGCAGGGCTAG
- the kdgD gene encoding 5-dehydro-4-deoxyglucarate dehydratase: MNPQELKSILSSGLLSFPVTDFTANGDFNRDSYIKRLEWLAPYGASALFAAGGTGEFFSLAASEYSQVIKTAVDTCATSVPILAGVGGATRQAIEYAQEAERLGAKGLLLLPHYLTEASQDGVAAHVEAVCKSVKIGVVVYNRNVCRLNATQLEQLAERCPNLIGYKDGLGDIELMVSIRRRLGDRFSYLGGLPTAEVYAAAYKALGVPVYSSAVFNFIPKTAMDFYHAIARDDHETVGKIIDDFFLPYLDIRNRKAGYAVSIVKAGAKIVGYDAGPVRTPLTDLLPEEYEALAALIDKQGKQ; this comes from the coding sequence ATGAATCCACAAGAACTGAAGTCCATCCTCTCGTCTGGCCTGCTGTCGTTCCCGGTCACCGATTTCACTGCCAATGGCGATTTCAATCGCGACAGCTACATCAAGCGTCTCGAGTGGCTGGCCCCGTATGGCGCCTCTGCGTTGTTCGCAGCGGGCGGCACCGGTGAATTCTTCTCCCTGGCCGCCAGCGAGTATTCCCAAGTCATCAAGACTGCCGTCGATACCTGCGCCACCAGCGTGCCAATCCTCGCCGGTGTCGGTGGTGCCACCCGCCAGGCCATCGAATACGCTCAAGAAGCCGAGCGCCTGGGCGCCAAGGGCCTGTTGCTGCTGCCGCACTACCTGACCGAAGCCAGCCAGGACGGCGTTGCCGCCCACGTTGAAGCCGTGTGCAAATCGGTGAAGATCGGCGTGGTGGTGTACAACCGCAACGTCTGCCGCCTGAACGCCACTCAGCTGGAGCAACTGGCCGAGCGCTGCCCGAACCTGATCGGCTACAAGGACGGCCTGGGCGATATCGAACTGATGGTGTCGATCCGTCGTCGCCTCGGCGATCGTTTCAGCTACCTGGGCGGTCTGCCGACCGCTGAAGTCTACGCCGCGGCCTACAAGGCCCTGGGCGTGCCGGTCTACTCCTCGGCGGTGTTCAACTTCATCCCGAAAACCGCGATGGACTTCTACCACGCCATTGCCCGCGACGATCACGAGACCGTTGGCAAGATCATCGACGACTTCTTCCTGCCATACCTGGACATCCGCAACCGCAAGGCCGGTTACGCAGTGAGCATCGTCAAGGCTGGCGCGAAGATCGTTGGCTATGACGCAGGTCCTGTGCGCACGCCGTTGACCGATCTGCTGCCAGAAGAATACGAAGCCCTGGCCGCGCTGATCGACAAGCAAGGCAAGCAGTAA